The genomic DNA CGCCGAAGATCTCCGGGTCTGGATACCAATGCGTGGTCGTGCCGGTGCGTTTCGAAGTCCCGATGACTTTCACAGGCTCTTCGGGGACTCCTCGACGATATTTCTGATAATAAATCTTTCCGTTCCGTTCTACAGTAACTTCGCACCATTCGGAAAGCGCATTTACGCAGGAGACACCGACACCGTGCAAGCCTCCTGAAACGTGGTAGCCACCCCCCCCGAATTTCGCACCTGCATGCAAGGTGCACATTACGATTTGCAGTGCAGAGACCCCGTATTTTTCATGTATCTCCGTCGGGATACCTCTCCCATTATCCTTGACGGTCAACGAATTGTCCTTATGGAGGATGCAAACGATGCGGTCGCAATGCCCCGCGAGTGCCTCGTCTATCGAGTTGTCTAAAACTTCGTTGAAAAGATGGTGGAGACCGCGTACGCTCGTGTCACCGATGTACATGGCAGGTCTCTGCCGTACCGCCTCCAAGCCTTCCAAAACTTGGATGTTTTCTGCAGTGTATTCCGATTCCACCCGAACAGCGATCGTATCCGAGGGGGGGAGAGGCTTTTCTTGAAGTCGGGTTGCTCGAGTCGGTTGTGTTTTCGCCTCTCCGGATGCGACGCGTTTATCCTCTAATTTCTTATCCTCTAATTGTAAAGAGGGTTGCGTCGGTTTTTCTATGGATACTTTCGAGGTTGGTTTGGATGCTGAAACTTTTTTTGCAACCTGTTTCGTTTGGCGGTTGCCGAGTACTGGTTTCGATGTCTTTGCTGATGGAGTCTTAGATTTCGGTTTGGGTTTAGGTTTTATTTTCGTCTGCTTGGCCTTTAATTTTGCTTGCTTCGTTTTCGCCATATGTTCTTATTTTCACCCTCCGTGGGTCGATAAATATCCTTGTAAAAATTATACCCTATAAACCTTGTCGAAACCCTTATTAATACCTCATGAAAAGGCACTAAAAAACTTCATGATAAAGCCCGAATTCGCTACGATTTACTTCCGAATCCGCCGCCTCCCGGAGTCTCGATTCGGATGGTATCGCCGGCGTTTAAAATCCATGCACCTTTAGAGGGCAAAGACTCCTCTTTCCCCTGCCTGATTAGGACGTTTCTGCCTGGCTTTCCCCCTTCACCCCCCGCGAAACCAGGGGGAGAGACGACCCTTCTATCCGTCATCAGGCTGAGAATGACTCCCTCCTCCAAAACCCGGATTTCTCGAACGACGCCGTCTCCACCTGGCATTTTCCCCTTACCACCCGAACTACTTCTGATGGCATATCGCATCGCTTGTAGCGGGAATTCGACTTCCAATGCCTCTATCGGCGTGTTTCTCGTATTCGTCATATGCGTGTGAATTGCACTTGCACCTCGGCGGCGAGGACCTCCTCCAGCGCCACCCGCAATCGTTTCGTAATACGTCCATTTTTCTGTTCCGAGTGCGAGATTGTTCATCGTGCCTTGACTGCACGCCGGGATTACGTCGGGCAATGCTTTCGATAAAGCCTGTAAACACACATCCACGATTCGCTGACTCGTCTCCGTATTTCCTGCGACTACCGGAGCGGGATACTGCGCATTGACCAATGTCCTGGGTTCGGTAATCACCGTGATGCCCCCCCAGCATCCTCCGTTCGTCGGGGCATCGGGGACTAAACAACGTACGACGTAATAACAAGCAGATTTCGTTACAGCCTCAGTCGCGTTGATTCCGATATCCTGCTGAGGGCCTGTTCCTGTGAAATCGAAAATAATTTTGTCGCCTTCGGTGATTACACGAAGCGCGATTTTTACGAATTGCCCAGGCTTCGGCACGTCTTCTAAAACATCCTCCGCTTCATAAACTCCATTGGGGATTTGCGCTAAGGTTCGCCGAGTGAGCGAATGAGCGTATTCGAGACATTCTTCTACATATTCATCCAAGCGCTCTCCATAGCGTTTCGCGATTTCCTTGAAACGATGTATTCCGACGTGAATGGACGCTCGTTGCGCTTGCAGATCTCCTAACCGTTCATCGGGATTGCGCGTTCTTTCGAGAACACGTTCGATGATTTCTTCGTTCAATTCCGAGGGAGCAATAAGAAAGCCCTCTTCGTGAACGTTTTGCACAGGGGCGAAACTTCCCGGCGCAGCCCCCCCGATATCGGCATGATGTGCCCGAGACGCGACGAATCCTATCGTTTTCCCATCGAGAAATACTGGGGCAATCACCGAGATATCGGGAAGATGCGTGCCCGCAAAAAACGGGTCGTTGGTAATATACATTTTTCCCTCTTCGAGAGGCGGCCCGTCTATGAGCCATTTTTTCATAAGGGTTTCCATCGCCCCAAGATGGACGGGGATATGCGCGGCTTGTGCAATCATTCGCCCGCTTTTATCGAATAAAGCACAAGAATAATCTCGTCGCTCTTTGATATTCGGCGATGAAGAAGTGCGCTCTAAAGCGACACCCATTTCCTCTGCGATGCTGCTCAAGATTTCCGTGTAAAGCGCAACTCGAATCGGATCGAAAGAACGATTTTGCATTTATCTTTTATTGTGATAACAGGATTGTACTCATGTAATTTAATAACAGGATTGTACTCGCGTTCTCGCTCTTCGGTTCGTTCCCTTCTCACATTCCGTAGGAGCGGCGTAAGCCGCGACCAATCATATCAAAATGTAGGAGCGGGGTAAGCCGCGAAAATTTTTTGAAATTGGGGAATCGCGCCTTACAGCGCCCCCACAGAGCTACTAGAAAAAAATCAAGCCTTACGGCGCCCCCTACAGAGCTACTAGAAAAAACTCGCGCCTTACGGCGCTCCTACAGACTATAAAATATATTTCGATAAATCCGTATCCTTCACCAAATCGGAAAGTTTCCGATGTACCCACTCGGCATCGATAACTATTCGTTTTGTCTCTGTATCCGGGGCTTCGAAGAGAATATCTTCCAACAATTTTTCCATTACCGTATGCAGACGTCGAGCGCCGATGTTTTCCGTTCGTAGATTTACTTCATGCGCCATGTGCGCGATTTCGTCAATCGCATCTTCTTGAAACTCGATGAATACACCATCGGCAGCGAGAAGTTGAGCATATTGCTTCGTGAGAGCATTTTTCGGCTCGGTAAGAATTCTGCGCAAATCCTGTTCTCCCAAATCGGTCAACTCCACTCGTATGGGAAGACGACCCTGTAATTCAGGAATTAAATCGCTCGGCTTGCTCACGTTGAACGCTCCTGCGCAAATGAACAAAATATGGTCG from Fimbriimonadales bacterium includes the following:
- a CDS encoding hydantoinase B/oxoprolinase family protein; its protein translation is MQNRSFDPIRVALYTEILSSIAEEMGVALERTSSSPNIKERRDYSCALFDKSGRMIAQAAHIPVHLGAMETLMKKWLIDGPPLEEGKMYITNDPFFAGTHLPDISVIAPVFLDGKTIGFVASRAHHADIGGAAPGSFAPVQNVHEEGFLIAPSELNEEIIERVLERTRNPDERLGDLQAQRASIHVGIHRFKEIAKRYGERLDEYVEECLEYAHSLTRRTLAQIPNGVYEAEDVLEDVPKPGQFVKIALRVITEGDKIIFDFTGTGPQQDIGINATEAVTKSACYYVVRCLVPDAPTNGGCWGGITVITEPRTLVNAQYPAPVVAGNTETSQRIVDVCLQALSKALPDVIPACSQGTMNNLALGTEKWTYYETIAGGAGGGPRRRGASAIHTHMTNTRNTPIEALEVEFPLQAMRYAIRSSSGGKGKMPGGDGVVREIRVLEEGVILSLMTDRRVVSPPGFAGGEGGKPGRNVLIRQGKEESLPSKGAWILNAGDTIRIETPGGGGFGSKS